Proteins from a genomic interval of Hydrogenophaga sp. PAMC20947:
- the sulP gene encoding sulfate permease: MKNPLTHWLPILRWAPQYRAEHLAADGVAAAVVTLMLIPQSLAYALLAGMPAQTGLYASMLPLVAYAVFGTSNTLAVGPAAITSIMTASALGTMALAGSVGYVAAVALLTLMSGIMLFLMGALRLGVIANFLSHPVISGFVSASGLLIAASQLKHLLGIPLQGQTLPQLATSLGQHIGQWQAPAAAIGLLTLVFLVWARRSFKVRLRALGLQPMASDVIAKAAPVLALAVATLIAWGLRLEDGGLRVVGAVPGGLPPLTLPKLDANLWPQVQQLATAALLISLVGFVESVSLGQSLAAKRRERIEPDAELRGLGAANIAAGLTGGFPVTGGFSRSVVNFDAGARTPAAGIYTAIGLLLAALLLTPALYHLPQTALAATIVASVLTLVDVHAFGRTWRYARTDFTALALTFVLTLAVGIEAGLMAGVGVSLLLHLWRTSRPHIATVGRVPGTEHYRNVLRHTVETHPGVLGLRVDESLYFANARPLEDHIAAEVAAHPDIKHVVLQCSAINAIDASALESLEAITLRLKDAGVKLHLSEVKGPVMDRLERSDFLQQLTGRVFLTHHQAVTALTQPPA, encoded by the coding sequence ATGAAAAACCCATTGACCCACTGGCTGCCCATCTTGCGATGGGCGCCGCAATACCGCGCCGAGCACCTGGCGGCCGACGGCGTGGCCGCGGCTGTGGTCACCCTGATGCTGATCCCGCAAAGCCTGGCCTACGCCCTGCTCGCAGGCATGCCGGCCCAGACCGGTCTTTACGCCAGCATGCTTCCGCTCGTGGCTTACGCGGTGTTCGGCACCAGCAACACGCTGGCCGTGGGCCCGGCGGCCATCACCTCCATCATGACGGCCTCGGCGCTGGGCACCATGGCCCTGGCTGGCAGCGTCGGCTATGTGGCCGCAGTGGCCTTGTTGACGCTGATGAGCGGGATCATGCTTTTCCTCATGGGCGCGCTGCGCCTGGGCGTGATCGCCAACTTCCTCAGCCACCCGGTGATCTCCGGTTTTGTTTCGGCCTCCGGGTTGCTGATCGCGGCCAGCCAGCTCAAACACCTGCTGGGCATTCCCCTTCAAGGCCAGACGCTGCCGCAACTCGCGACCAGCCTTGGGCAACACATAGGCCAATGGCAAGCACCGGCAGCGGCCATTGGTTTGCTCACCCTCGTCTTTCTGGTGTGGGCGCGCCGCTCGTTCAAAGTCCGTCTGCGCGCGCTGGGCCTCCAGCCCATGGCCTCCGACGTGATCGCCAAGGCCGCGCCCGTGCTGGCCCTGGCCGTGGCCACGCTGATCGCCTGGGGGTTGCGCCTGGAAGACGGTGGACTGCGCGTCGTGGGCGCGGTGCCGGGCGGTTTGCCGCCGCTCACCCTGCCCAAGCTGGATGCCAACTTGTGGCCTCAGGTGCAACAGCTGGCCACCGCGGCCCTGCTGATCAGCCTCGTGGGATTTGTGGAGTCGGTGTCACTCGGCCAGTCGCTCGCGGCCAAACGGCGTGAACGCATCGAACCCGACGCCGAATTGCGCGGCCTGGGCGCCGCCAACATCGCAGCGGGTCTCACCGGCGGCTTCCCGGTCACGGGCGGGTTCTCGCGCTCGGTGGTGAACTTCGACGCTGGCGCGCGCACCCCGGCCGCCGGTATCTACACCGCCATCGGCTTGCTGCTGGCGGCCCTGTTGCTCACACCGGCGCTCTACCACCTGCCCCAGACGGCCCTGGCCGCCACCATCGTGGCCTCCGTGCTCACCCTGGTGGATGTGCATGCGTTTGGGCGCACCTGGCGCTATGCCCGCACCGACTTCACTGCGCTGGCCTTGACCTTTGTTCTGACCCTGGCGGTCGGTATCGAGGCGGGCCTGATGGCTGGCGTCGGAGTCTCGCTGCTGCTGCACCTCTGGCGCACCAGCCGGCCACACATCGCCACGGTCGGTCGCGTGCCCGGTACGGAACACTACCGCAACGTCTTGCGCCACACCGTTGAAACCCATCCCGGCGTGCTCGGTCTGCGGGTGGACGAGAGCCTGTATTTCGCCAATGCGCGGCCGCTGGAAGACCACATCGCGGCCGAGGTGGCGGCGCACCCGGACATCAAGCACGTGGTGCTCCAGTGCAGCGCCATCAATGCCATTGACGCCAGCGCACTGGAGAGTCTGGAAGCCATCACACTGCGCCTCAAGGACGCCGGCGTGAAGCTGCACCTGAGCGAGGTCAAGGGGCCCGTGATGGATCGGCTTGAACGCAGCGACTTCCTGCAACAACTGACGGGCCGGGTGTTTCTCACACACCACCAGGCCGTGACTGCGCTGACCCAGCCGCCCGCCTGA
- a CDS encoding MBL fold metallo-hydrolase, translated as MTTPSRLNIESFFDPATFTFSHIVWDQASAQCALIDSVLDYDPKSGRTGTTSADRLIDRVSALGLTVQWLLETHVHADHLSAAPYLQERLGGQLAIGAQITTVQNTFGKLFNAGSEFARDGSQFDRLLKDGDHLQIGGLQLTAMHTPGHTPACMTYVVRDHSVDPLRTTAFIGDTLFMPDYGTARCDFPGGSAATLYRSIQRVLALPDNTELYLCHDYPPDGRQPQCVTTVAEQKACNVQLPGGGGETEFVAMRQKRDATLAMPVLILPAVQVNMRAGHLPPAEDNGTTYLKIPINAV; from the coding sequence ATGACCACCCCATCACGACTGAACATCGAGTCCTTCTTCGACCCCGCAACCTTCACTTTCAGCCACATCGTCTGGGACCAGGCGAGCGCCCAATGCGCGCTGATCGACAGCGTGCTCGACTACGACCCCAAATCCGGCCGCACCGGTACCACCAGCGCCGATCGCCTGATTGATCGCGTCAGCGCGCTCGGCCTGACTGTGCAATGGTTGCTGGAAACCCACGTCCACGCCGACCACCTGTCCGCCGCGCCCTACCTGCAAGAGCGCCTGGGCGGCCAGCTCGCCATCGGCGCGCAGATCACCACCGTACAAAACACCTTCGGCAAGCTGTTCAACGCAGGCAGCGAATTCGCGCGTGACGGCAGCCAGTTCGATCGCCTGCTGAAAGACGGTGACCACCTCCAGATCGGCGGCCTGCAACTCACCGCGATGCACACGCCCGGCCACACACCCGCCTGCATGACCTACGTGGTGCGCGACCACAGTGTCGATCCGCTGCGCACCACCGCCTTCATCGGCGACACGCTGTTCATGCCCGACTACGGCACCGCCCGTTGCGACTTCCCCGGCGGCAGCGCGGCCACCCTTTACCGCTCGATACAGCGCGTACTCGCCCTGCCCGACAACACCGAGTTGTACCTCTGCCACGATTACCCGCCCGACGGTCGCCAGCCCCAGTGCGTCACCACCGTGGCCGAACAGAAAGCCTGCAACGTGCAACTGCCCGGTGGCGGAGGTGAGACCGAGTTCGTCGCCATGCGCCAGAAGCGCGATGCCACACTGGCCATGCCGGTTCTGATACTGCCAGCGGTTCAGGTCAACATGCGCGCGGGTCACCTGCCGCCAGCCGAAGACAATGGCACGACCTACCTGAAGATTCCGATCAACGCGGTCTGA
- a CDS encoding peroxiredoxin — MDTAVSTFPHLNEAAPDFNAKTTHGDRSLADYKGKWLILFSHPADFTPVCTTEFIGFQKHADTFRSMNCELLGLSIDSLYSHLAWTQSIKEKFGVEISFPIIEDIKMDVARAYGMVHPGAADTQAVRATFFIDPNGVLRAMVYYPMSNGRSIEEFVRLLQAMQTSDKNAIATPEGWTPGNDVIVPPPKTADAVAKRAGEGYKTVDWYYSTKSL; from the coding sequence ATGGACACCGCCGTCAGCACATTTCCCCACCTCAACGAGGCCGCCCCCGACTTCAACGCCAAGACCACCCACGGTGACCGCAGCCTGGCCGACTACAAAGGCAAGTGGCTCATCCTGTTTTCGCACCCCGCCGACTTCACCCCTGTCTGCACCACCGAGTTCATCGGCTTCCAGAAGCATGCCGACACCTTCCGCAGCATGAACTGCGAGTTGCTCGGTCTGTCGATCGACAGCCTGTATTCGCACCTGGCCTGGACGCAGAGCATCAAGGAAAAATTTGGCGTGGAGATCAGCTTCCCCATCATTGAAGACATCAAGATGGATGTCGCCCGCGCCTATGGCATGGTGCACCCCGGCGCAGCCGACACGCAGGCCGTTCGCGCCACCTTCTTCATCGACCCCAACGGTGTCCTGCGCGCCATGGTGTACTACCCGATGAGCAACGGCCGCAGCATCGAAGAGTTCGTGCGCCTGCTGCAAGCCATGCAGACCAGCGACAAAAACGCGATTGCCACGCCTGAAGGCTGGACGCCTGGCAACGATGTGATCGTCCCACCGCCCAAAACCGCTGATGCGGTTGCCAAGCGCGCCGGCGAAGGTTACAAGACGGTGGACTGGTACTACTCAACCAAATCGCTGTAA
- the mnmA gene encoding tRNA 2-thiouridine(34) synthase MnmA codes for MANKQRVVVGLSGGVDSAVSAYLLKQQGYEVIGIFMKNWEDDDDSEFCSSNIDFVDAASVADVLGIEIEHVNFAAEYKDRVFAEFLREYQAGHTPNPDILCNAEIKFKAFLDHAMRLGAEKIATGHYARVRERNGFFELLKGLDPLKDQSYFLHRLNQAQLSKTLFPVGELPKTEVRRIAAQIGLPNAKKKDSTGICFIGERPFRDFLNRYIAKEPGPIKDPDGRTIGKHVGLSFYTLGQRQGLGIGGIKEKGAQKGGNEHAPWFVARKDIAKNTLWVVQGHEHPWLMSAALNAQDASWVAGHAPAAGSMAAKTRYRQADAACTLEAPDDQHFTLRFSDPQWAVTPGQSAVVYDGEVCLGGGVITTDAATEF; via the coding sequence ATGGCAAATAAACAGCGTGTGGTGGTGGGCTTGAGCGGCGGCGTGGACTCGGCGGTGAGCGCCTACCTGCTCAAACAACAGGGCTACGAGGTCATCGGCATCTTCATGAAGAACTGGGAAGACGATGACGACAGCGAGTTCTGCTCGTCCAACATCGACTTCGTGGACGCGGCCAGCGTGGCCGATGTGCTCGGCATCGAGATCGAGCACGTCAACTTCGCGGCCGAATACAAAGACCGGGTCTTCGCCGAATTTCTGCGCGAATACCAGGCTGGGCACACGCCCAACCCCGACATCCTGTGCAACGCCGAGATCAAGTTCAAGGCTTTTCTCGACCACGCCATGCGCCTGGGTGCCGAGAAGATCGCGACCGGGCACTACGCACGGGTTCGCGAGCGCAATGGTTTTTTTGAGTTGCTCAAGGGGCTGGACCCCCTCAAGGACCAAAGCTACTTCCTGCACCGGCTGAACCAGGCGCAGTTGAGCAAAACGCTGTTCCCGGTGGGCGAATTGCCCAAAACCGAGGTGCGCCGCATCGCTGCCCAAATCGGTTTGCCCAACGCCAAGAAGAAAGACAGCACGGGCATCTGCTTCATCGGCGAGCGCCCTTTCCGTGATTTTCTGAACCGCTACATTGCCAAAGAACCCGGTCCGATCAAGGACCCCGACGGCCGCACCATCGGCAAACACGTTGGGCTGAGCTTTTACACCCTGGGGCAACGCCAGGGACTGGGTATCGGTGGCATCAAGGAAAAAGGCGCCCAGAAAGGTGGCAACGAGCATGCCCCCTGGTTTGTGGCACGCAAGGACATAGCAAAGAACACACTGTGGGTGGTGCAAGGCCATGAGCACCCCTGGCTGATGTCCGCTGCTCTGAACGCACAAGACGCCAGCTGGGTCGCCGGCCACGCGCCTGCCGCGGGCAGCATGGCGGCCAAAACGCGCTACCGCCAGGCCGACGCAGCTTGCACACTCGAAGCCCCCGACGACCAGCATTTCACGCTGCGTTTCAGCGATCCGCAATGGGCGGTCACGCCCGGGCAGAGCGCGGTAGTCTACGACGGCGAAGTGTGCCTGGGCGGCGGCGTGATCACCACCGACGCGGCCACCGAATTCTGA
- a CDS encoding class III extradiol ring-cleavage dioxygenase, with amino-acid sequence MSRLPVVFVSHGSPMFAVDPGIAGPALTALGQQLPRPKAVLIVSPHWMTPEPRVTTSIAPPTVHDFGGFPPALYGLDYPAPGQPALAGRAIAVLRAVGWAAEADPQRGLDHGAWVPLSYLFPQADVPVFQVSLPARLDGAQAYAFGQALAPLADEGVLIVGSGSLTHNLYEVRFDTPDAVGEAYALGFSAWIQETLASHDHERLQQTMALAPQALRAHPTPEHLWPLMVAAGAAGTDAPVSRIEGGMTYGVLSMDGFLFGGLPAPTAEPLAA; translated from the coding sequence ATGTCCCGACTGCCTGTCGTATTTGTTTCCCACGGCTCACCCATGTTCGCTGTCGATCCGGGCATCGCGGGCCCCGCGCTGACAGCCCTGGGCCAGCAGCTGCCGCGCCCGAAGGCGGTGCTCATCGTGTCGCCGCACTGGATGACGCCTGAGCCGCGTGTGACCACCTCGATTGCGCCACCGACCGTGCACGACTTCGGGGGCTTTCCGCCGGCGCTCTACGGCTTGGACTACCCTGCGCCCGGGCAGCCCGCGCTGGCCGGGCGCGCCATCGCTGTGTTGCGCGCCGTTGGTTGGGCGGCCGAGGCCGATCCACAGCGTGGCCTGGACCATGGCGCATGGGTGCCTTTGAGCTACCTGTTCCCGCAGGCCGATGTCCCGGTTTTTCAGGTGTCGTTGCCGGCTCGCCTCGATGGCGCGCAGGCGTATGCGTTCGGTCAGGCGCTGGCGCCCCTGGCCGACGAGGGCGTGCTCATCGTCGGCTCGGGCAGCCTCACGCACAACCTCTACGAAGTGCGTTTCGACACGCCCGACGCCGTGGGCGAGGCCTATGCCCTGGGGTTTTCGGCCTGGATACAGGAAACGCTGGCCAGCCACGATCACGAGCGCCTGCAGCAGACCATGGCGCTGGCACCCCAGGCCCTGCGCGCCCATCCCACGCCGGAACACCTGTGGCCGCTGATGGTGGCGGCGGGCGCTGCGGGCACCGATGCACCGGTCTCGCGCATCGAAGGTGGGATGACCTATGGCGTGCTGTCCATGGATGGCTTCCTGTTCGGTGGCCTGCCGGCCCCGACCGCCGAGCCGCTTGCCGCCTAA
- a CDS encoding extracellular solute-binding protein gives MKIKFTTLALAAAALMTSAAHADDKTLRLLTWGGYAPKDVIEQFTKETGYTVEVTTSNNEEMISKLRATGGAGFDLVQPSQDRIAGPQTEFRIYKPMDMSKLKAELFIPSMLKSTEKNTTVNGKIYGVPHIWGTDGLVVNTKTSKAMDYADLCAPENAGKVSMRLKRPTLIAFAFASGKDPFALYNDPKAYGALMDEMGKKLADCKANVKFYWDAKDQLLAGIRSGELTTAMMWDTGGWELNKANPDVKFIAPKSGALGWVDTFALPAKGKNDAAAYAWINYNMRPEVAAKVASAAGNFTASKGADQMMDPVLKKQFAESFPEAALNNIKWYPAVPAGIEEIEGRVLDRVKAGK, from the coding sequence ATGAAGATCAAGTTCACTACCCTTGCCTTGGCCGCTGCGGCCTTGATGACCAGCGCTGCCCACGCCGACGACAAAACCCTGCGCCTGCTGACCTGGGGGGGCTATGCGCCGAAAGACGTGATCGAGCAGTTCACGAAAGAGACCGGCTATACCGTCGAGGTCACCACCTCCAACAACGAAGAAATGATCTCCAAGCTGCGCGCCACGGGCGGCGCCGGTTTCGATCTGGTCCAGCCCAGCCAGGACCGCATCGCCGGTCCGCAGACCGAGTTCCGCATCTACAAGCCCATGGACATGAGCAAGCTCAAGGCCGAGCTGTTCATTCCTTCGATGCTGAAGTCCACCGAAAAGAACACCACGGTCAACGGCAAGATTTATGGCGTGCCACACATCTGGGGCACCGATGGCCTGGTGGTCAACACCAAAACCTCCAAGGCCATGGACTACGCCGACCTGTGCGCGCCTGAAAACGCGGGCAAGGTCAGCATGCGCCTGAAGCGTCCAACACTGATTGCTTTTGCCTTTGCTTCGGGCAAGGACCCGTTTGCCCTCTACAACGACCCCAAGGCCTATGGCGCCTTGATGGACGAAATGGGCAAGAAGTTGGCCGACTGCAAGGCCAATGTGAAGTTTTACTGGGACGCCAAGGACCAGCTGCTGGCCGGCATCCGTTCGGGTGAACTGACCACGGCCATGATGTGGGACACCGGCGGCTGGGAGCTCAACAAGGCCAACCCCGATGTGAAATTCATCGCGCCGAAATCGGGTGCCCTGGGCTGGGTGGATACCTTTGCCCTGCCCGCCAAAGGCAAGAATGACGCAGCCGCCTACGCGTGGATCAACTACAACATGCGCCCGGAAGTCGCGGCCAAAGTGGCCAGCGCTGCCGGCAACTTCACCGCCAGCAAAGGCGCCGACCAGATGATGGACCCGGTGCTCAAGAAGCAGTTCGCCGAGAGCTTCCCGGAAGCTGCGCTGAACAACATCAAGTGGTACCCCGCTGTGCCGGCTGGCATCGAGGAGATCGAAGGTCGCGTGCTCGACCGCGTCAAAGCCGGCAAGTAA
- a CDS encoding ABC transporter ATP-binding protein: protein MSDINAGSPAALDLEVLAARKRYGAFAAVDDLSFNVPRGSFFSILGPSGCGKTTLLRMIAGFIPPDAGDIRIKGQSMAGVGPNKRPVNMVFQHLALFPMMNVGENIAYGLERRGVKGAAAKVQVIDMLKRVGLPGSEGKRIDQLSGGQKQRVAIARSLVLEPALLLLDEPLGALDLKLREHMKVELKQLQAEVGTTFVYITHDQSEALVMSDQVAVMNHGKFEQVGSPQQLYYQPKTAFVAGFVGNSNRFEGVIESRNGEQVELRTAQGLGLWAQRMGTADVGQKATLFIRPEAIEIGRNANELPAGDPVWSARVQSVLFDGGNSTVQVTESRSQAAMQIALPLTGRLADLRAGDTVHFGYQPAQAWCFAV, encoded by the coding sequence GTGTCCGACATCAACGCAGGCAGTCCCGCCGCGTTGGATCTCGAAGTCTTGGCAGCCCGCAAACGCTACGGTGCGTTTGCGGCGGTCGATGATTTGAGTTTCAACGTGCCGCGGGGCTCATTTTTTTCCATCCTTGGCCCATCGGGCTGCGGCAAGACCACGCTGCTGCGCATGATTGCGGGATTCATACCGCCCGACGCGGGTGACATCCGCATCAAGGGCCAGTCCATGGCGGGCGTGGGTCCCAACAAGCGCCCGGTCAACATGGTGTTCCAGCACCTGGCCTTGTTTCCCATGATGAACGTGGGCGAAAACATCGCCTATGGCCTGGAGCGCCGCGGTGTCAAAGGGGCTGCGGCCAAAGTCCAGGTGATCGACATGCTCAAGCGTGTCGGGTTGCCGGGCAGCGAGGGCAAACGCATCGACCAGCTTTCCGGCGGCCAGAAACAGCGCGTGGCGATTGCCCGCTCCCTGGTGTTGGAGCCGGCGCTGTTGCTGCTCGACGAGCCCTTGGGCGCACTCGATCTGAAACTGCGGGAGCACATGAAGGTGGAGCTCAAACAATTGCAGGCCGAGGTGGGCACCACCTTTGTGTACATCACGCACGACCAGTCGGAGGCCTTGGTGATGTCCGATCAGGTGGCCGTGATGAACCACGGCAAGTTTGAGCAGGTGGGCAGCCCTCAGCAGTTGTACTACCAGCCGAAAACCGCTTTTGTGGCCGGCTTCGTGGGCAACAGCAACCGCTTCGAAGGCGTGATCGAATCGCGCAACGGTGAACAGGTCGAGTTGCGCACCGCACAAGGCCTGGGGCTCTGGGCGCAGCGCATGGGCACAGCAGACGTGGGCCAAAAAGCCACGCTGTTCATCCGGCCTGAAGCCATTGAGATCGGGCGAAATGCCAACGAGTTGCCTGCGGGTGATCCGGTGTGGAGTGCCCGCGTACAAAGCGTGTTGTTCGACGGCGGCAACTCCACCGTGCAAGTGACCGAGTCGCGGTCGCAAGCAGCCATGCAGATCGCCTTGCCGTTGACAGGCCGCCTGGCCGATTTGCGCGCGGGCGATACGGTGCATTTCGGTTATCAGCCTGCCCAGGCCTGGTGCTTCGCTGTATGA
- a CDS encoding ABC transporter permease: MTGSSQHRWMLGLLLAPALLWLFGLVILPHIELLVLSLQGRVGPGEYAFSTEQYQTFIDEPLYWNTFVRTATMSVLATLLTLLLAFPAAWYIAKIARGRAKTALLVLCLLPFWVSEMVRTLGWLILLRETGVVSSVLQVVGLADQPVELLYHDATILVGLVYASLLFMVIPLVNSLESLDDSLIEAAYDLGGSTANIVRRIVIPHAAPGIAAGSIVVFMLCLGNYLTPTLLGGKNSLWFTEQIYTQFITRFNWNQGAAFGFLLLFLSTALVWAGLKITGQRFGAVMKT, from the coding sequence ATGACGGGGTCCTCTCAACACCGCTGGATGCTGGGCCTCTTGCTGGCTCCAGCGTTGCTGTGGCTGTTCGGCCTGGTGATCCTGCCCCACATCGAGTTGCTGGTGTTGTCTTTGCAGGGCCGCGTTGGTCCGGGGGAATACGCGTTCAGCACCGAGCAATACCAGACCTTCATCGACGAGCCGCTGTATTGGAACACCTTTGTGCGCACCGCCACGATGTCGGTGCTGGCCACGTTGCTGACCTTGCTGCTGGCATTTCCTGCGGCCTGGTACATCGCCAAGATAGCGCGTGGGCGCGCCAAGACGGCCTTGCTGGTTTTGTGCCTGCTGCCCTTCTGGGTCAGTGAGATGGTGCGCACGCTGGGTTGGTTGATTCTGTTGCGCGAAACGGGCGTGGTGTCCAGCGTGTTGCAGGTGGTGGGGCTCGCCGACCAACCGGTGGAGTTGCTGTACCACGATGCCACGATTCTGGTGGGCCTGGTGTATGCCTCGCTGCTGTTCATGGTGATCCCGCTGGTCAACAGCCTGGAGAGCCTGGACGACAGCCTGATTGAAGCCGCCTACGACCTGGGTGGCTCCACCGCCAACATCGTGCGGCGCATCGTCATCCCCCACGCTGCGCCGGGCATTGCCGCCGGCTCCATCGTGGTCTTCATGCTGTGCCTGGGCAACTACCTCACCCCCACCTTGCTGGGTGGCAAGAACTCGCTCTGGTTCACCGAGCAGATCTACACCCAGTTCATCACCCGATTCAACTGGAACCAGGGCGCGGCGTTCGGCTTCCTGCTGCTGTTCCTGTCCACCGCGCTGGTCTGGGCTGGCTTGAAAATCACAGGCCAGCGCTTTGGCGCGGTGATGAAAACATGA
- a CDS encoding ABC transporter permease: protein MIPSLPRPWAQRVGLNGFMVGFFVFLFVPLLVVAVFAFNDAAYPTPPWKGFTLDWFTANTDERVGLLFDRDLLKSLGTSAWVALWVTLLSVGVGTCNAFLLERFEFPGKNAVAMLTMLPLVIPGVILGISILAFASRIANFAYDTWDIELEFLRPGLPLVILGQFCYIVTIATLTISASLRRFDRTLEEAALNLGASRAAVLRTITLPYLRPSMIGAGAMAFLMSFENFNTTLMLVGSDSPLTVLMYSRMREGATPVLNAVSLFLMVASAVLALLLLWRGGAKPAPEGH from the coding sequence ATGATCCCCAGCCTTCCACGCCCCTGGGCACAGCGTGTCGGCCTGAACGGGTTCATGGTTGGCTTCTTTGTGTTCCTGTTTGTGCCCTTGCTGGTGGTGGCGGTGTTCGCTTTCAACGATGCGGCCTATCCCACGCCACCCTGGAAGGGCTTCACACTGGACTGGTTCACGGCCAACACCGACGAGCGGGTGGGTCTGTTGTTCGACCGTGATTTGCTCAAGAGCCTGGGTACCAGCGCCTGGGTTGCCCTGTGGGTGACGCTGTTGTCGGTGGGTGTGGGCACCTGCAATGCCTTCCTGCTGGAGCGTTTTGAGTTCCCCGGCAAGAACGCGGTCGCGATGCTGACCATGCTGCCGCTGGTCATCCCCGGTGTGATCCTGGGCATCTCCATCCTGGCCTTCGCCAGCCGCATCGCCAACTTCGCCTACGACACCTGGGACATCGAGCTGGAGTTCTTGCGCCCCGGTTTGCCGCTGGTGATCCTGGGCCAGTTCTGTTACATCGTCACCATCGCCACGCTCACCATTTCGGCCAGCCTGCGGCGCTTTGACCGCACGCTGGAAGAAGCTGCGCTGAACTTGGGCGCCAGCCGCGCAGCGGTTCTGCGGACCATCACGTTGCCGTATTTGCGGCCCAGCATGATCGGCGCGGGCGCCATGGCTTTCCTGATGTCGTTTGAGAACTTCAACACCACGTTGATGCTGGTGGGCTCCGACTCGCCGCTGACCGTGCTGATGTACAGCCGCATGCGCGAAGGCGCCACGCCCGTGCTCAATGCGGTGAGCCTGTTCCTGATGGTCGCGTCAGCCGTGCTGGCCCTGCTGCTGTTGTGGCGAGGCGGTGCGAAGCCGGCGCCCGAGGGCCACTGA
- a CDS encoding ethanolamine ammonia-lyase subunit EutB encodes MGRASPLRSGDQLAGVAAADATERIAAQMALSDVPLTRFLSETVVPYEADEVTRLIIDTHDAAAFAPVSHLTVGDFRNWLLSEAADTAALGALAPGLTPEMVAAVSKLCRVQDLALIARKCSVVTRFRNTLGLPGRLATRLQPNHPTDNLKGIAASLIDGLLMGSGDAVIGINPASDNVPQVMRLLNMLDEVIQGYAMPAQSCVLTHVTNTLQAMERGAPVDLVFQSIAGTEAANRGFGIDLSLLAEARAAALSLQRGALFDEGHRGEHVMYFETGQGSALSANAHHGCDQQTIEARAYAVARHFKPLLVNTVVGFIGPEYLFDGKQILRAGLEDHFCGKLLGVPMGCDVCYTNHAEADSDDMDALLTLLCAAGVNFIMGVPGADDIMLNYQSTSFHDALAMRQLLGLKAAPEFETWQQRMGLTQSQDAGLGGAPWRLSGDLPPAFAQRIQRLIA; translated from the coding sequence ATGGGGCGGGCATCGCCTTTGCGCTCGGGCGATCAGTTGGCCGGCGTGGCCGCGGCCGACGCCACCGAGCGGATCGCGGCTCAGATGGCCCTGTCCGATGTGCCTCTGACCCGCTTCCTGAGCGAAACTGTGGTGCCCTATGAGGCCGACGAAGTGACCCGGCTCATTATCGACACCCACGATGCAGCGGCGTTCGCTCCCGTGAGTCATCTCACGGTGGGGGATTTTCGCAACTGGTTGTTGAGCGAGGCCGCAGACACGGCAGCGCTTGGCGCGCTGGCACCCGGGCTCACGCCCGAGATGGTGGCCGCGGTGAGCAAGCTCTGCCGGGTGCAAGACCTGGCGCTGATCGCACGCAAATGCTCGGTGGTCACGCGCTTTCGAAACACGCTGGGCCTGCCCGGCCGGCTGGCCACGCGGCTGCAGCCCAACCACCCCACCGACAACCTCAAGGGCATCGCTGCGAGCCTGATCGATGGCCTGCTCATGGGCAGTGGTGATGCGGTGATCGGCATCAACCCGGCCAGTGACAACGTGCCGCAGGTGATGCGGTTGCTGAACATGCTGGACGAGGTGATCCAGGGCTACGCCATGCCCGCGCAAAGCTGCGTTTTGACCCACGTGACCAACACGCTGCAGGCGATGGAACGCGGCGCACCGGTGGATCTGGTGTTCCAGTCCATCGCCGGCACAGAAGCGGCCAACCGCGGGTTCGGCATTGACTTGTCTTTGCTGGCCGAAGCGCGTGCGGCGGCTCTGTCTTTGCAGCGAGGGGCGTTGTTCGACGAGGGTCATCGCGGAGAGCACGTGATGTATTTCGAAACCGGGCAGGGCAGTGCGCTCTCGGCCAACGCGCACCATGGTTGCGATCAGCAAACGATCGAAGCGCGCGCTTACGCAGTGGCGAGGCATTTCAAGCCATTGCTGGTTAACACGGTGGTCGGCTTCATCGGCCCCGAGTATCTGTTCGACGGCAAGCAGATCCTGCGAGCCGGCCTGGAAGACCATTTTTGCGGCAAGTTGCTGGGCGTGCCCATGGGTTGCGATGTTTGTTACACCAACCACGCCGAAGCGGACTCTGACGACATGGACGCCTTGCTGACGCTGTTGTGCGCCGCCGGTGTCAACTTCATCATGGGCGTGCCGGGCGCCGACGACATCATGCTCAACTACCAGAGTACATCGTTTCACGATGCCCTGGCCATGCGCCAGTTGCTGGGCTTGAAGGCGGCCCCCGAATTTGAAACCTGGCAACAACGAATGGGTTTGACCCAGTCGCAGGATGCGGGGTTGGGTGGTGCGCCCTGGCGGTTGTCCGGTGACTTGCCGCCAGCGTTTGCCCAACGCATTCAACGGCTGATCGCCTGA